One Microbacter margulisiae genomic window carries:
- a CDS encoding aspartate/glutamate racemase family protein — MKKIGIIGGLGPEATVDYYKEIINAYKAEDRALNYPEIILISVNMSNFLTLMDSKKFDEATTYLVDRIKRLHYAGADFAAITANTPHQVFDQVQAKSPIPLISIIEVTCDEAQKKGFKRCGLLGTAFTMNATFYSDVFRKRGIEVIMPCDNDKQIIHQKLFTEIELGIFRDDTRQILIKIIERMVKTNQIDSLILGCTELPLILAETSYAGIPILNTTKIHVKSIVDYCNSDL; from the coding sequence ATGAAAAAGATAGGAATTATCGGAGGATTAGGCCCCGAAGCCACAGTAGATTACTACAAAGAAATCATCAATGCATACAAAGCTGAAGACAGAGCATTAAACTATCCTGAAATCATTCTTATCAGTGTAAACATGTCAAATTTCTTAACCTTGATGGACTCTAAGAAATTTGATGAAGCCACGACATATTTGGTCGACCGAATTAAAAGGCTGCACTATGCAGGAGCAGATTTTGCTGCTATAACAGCCAATACACCGCATCAGGTTTTTGACCAAGTCCAGGCAAAATCACCGATCCCTCTTATCAGTATTATCGAAGTAACATGTGACGAAGCTCAAAAGAAAGGATTCAAGCGCTGTGGATTGCTTGGGACAGCATTCACAATGAACGCAACTTTTTACTCTGATGTTTTCAGGAAACGTGGTATTGAAGTGATTATGCCCTGTGATAACGACAAACAAATAATACATCAAAAACTATTTACTGAAATAGAATTGGGAATATTTAGAGACGACACACGCCAAATTCTGATTAAAATCATCGAGAGGATGGTCAAAACAAACCAAATCGATTCCTTAATTCTGGGATGCACAGAACTTCCTTTAATTCTGGCCGAAACCTCGTATGCAGGCATTCCGATACTGAACACAACGAAAATCCACGTCAAATCAATTGTAGACTACTGCAATTCAGATTTATAA
- a CDS encoding nicotinate phosphoribosyltransferase: protein MINYSATYTDQYQLTMSQVYFLKGHKDTHVIFDYFFRNLPFNSGYAVFAGLEDLLETLETLKFDQFDLDFLREKGFHPDFTHFLKDYRFKGTIYSSREGDLVFPTRPILQVEGNIIEAQIIETLLLNILNFQTLIATKSSRMRQAAGSKRLIDFGLRRAQGAAGYYASRAAFIGGVDATSNMRTGRDYDIPLSGTMAHSYIETYDNEFEAFMDFAEVHPDNCILLVDTYDTLKSGIPNAIRVAKKMELQGKKINGIRLDSGDLAYLSKASRKMLDEAGLDYVKISVSNQLDEHIIKSLQDQHAPIDAFGVGTNLVTGHPDAALDGVYKLACANDKPRIKLSENVSKITLPHRKQVFRMSDDEGKFAGCDAITLDSEQDIKMMYHPIYPHKFLSLEKFHKEPLLEKVMENGIRLTKSQSLSEIARYSNEQIQKLPEEYKRFDFPHLYKVGLSHNLLKEREKLITKYRK from the coding sequence ATGATTAATTATTCCGCTACATATACGGATCAATATCAATTGACAATGTCTCAGGTTTATTTCCTGAAAGGACACAAAGACACGCACGTTATATTCGATTATTTCTTTCGAAATTTACCGTTTAATTCAGGATACGCTGTGTTTGCGGGGCTGGAAGATTTACTCGAAACGTTGGAAACTTTAAAATTTGATCAATTTGATCTGGATTTTTTACGCGAAAAAGGATTTCATCCCGATTTTACTCATTTTCTGAAAGACTATCGATTCAAAGGAACCATTTACAGTTCCCGTGAAGGAGATCTCGTATTCCCAACAAGACCCATCCTGCAAGTAGAAGGGAATATCATTGAAGCACAAATCATTGAAACGCTGTTACTTAATATCCTTAATTTTCAAACTCTTATTGCAACCAAATCGAGCAGAATGCGTCAGGCAGCCGGGAGTAAGAGACTGATTGATTTCGGACTTCGGCGAGCACAGGGAGCAGCTGGCTACTATGCAAGCCGAGCCGCTTTTATTGGAGGGGTTGATGCAACCAGTAATATGCGTACAGGACGCGACTATGATATTCCTCTATCAGGCACAATGGCACACTCTTATATCGAGACATACGATAATGAATTCGAAGCTTTTATGGATTTCGCAGAAGTACATCCTGATAATTGCATTCTTTTGGTGGATACGTATGACACGCTAAAGAGCGGAATACCGAATGCCATTCGCGTTGCAAAAAAAATGGAGTTGCAGGGAAAAAAAATAAACGGAATTCGCTTAGACAGTGGAGACTTAGCGTATTTATCAAAAGCAAGCCGTAAAATGCTTGATGAAGCTGGATTGGACTATGTGAAAATTTCCGTCTCAAATCAATTGGACGAGCATATCATTAAAAGTCTTCAGGATCAACATGCTCCGATAGACGCATTTGGAGTTGGCACAAATCTGGTAACAGGCCATCCCGATGCAGCATTAGACGGCGTTTACAAGTTGGCTTGTGCCAACGATAAACCTCGCATTAAACTCTCCGAAAATGTAAGTAAAATCACCTTACCTCATCGCAAACAGGTTTTCAGAATGTCAGACGACGAAGGAAAATTTGCAGGATGTGATGCAATAACTCTTGATTCTGAACAAGATATAAAAATGATGTATCATCCTATTTATCCGCATAAATTTCTTTCTCTGGAAAAATTTCACAAAGAGCCTCTGCTTGAAAAGGTAATGGAAAATGGAATCCGGCTCACAAAAAGTCAATCGCTTTCCGAAATAGCCCGCTACAGCAATGAACAAATACAGAAGCTTCCTGAGGAGTATAAACGATTCGACTTTCCACATCTTTACAAAGTAGGATTAAGCCATAACCTATTGAAAGAAAGAGAGAAATTAATAACAAAATACAGAAAATGA
- the pncA gene encoding bifunctional nicotinamidase/pyrazinamidase, with protein sequence MKALVIVDVQNDFMPGGTLPVAQADKIIPVINHIQHAFDLVVATQDWHPKNHISFASNHPDKKPYETINLGGYNEVLWPDHCIQGTSGAAFCATLNTNLVAAVFRKGMNPNVDSYSGFYDNHHAINTGMTGYLKDKKITELYFCGVAADICVYYTISDAVDEEFSCFLIENASQPLDSTKFKRIKAELQQKKVQIIHSNQIIK encoded by the coding sequence ATGAAAGCCCTTGTCATTGTCGATGTACAAAATGATTTTATGCCGGGCGGAACACTACCAGTAGCACAAGCTGACAAAATCATTCCCGTTATTAATCATATTCAACATGCATTTGACCTCGTAGTGGCGACGCAAGACTGGCATCCGAAAAACCATATCAGTTTTGCTTCGAATCATCCAGATAAGAAACCATATGAAACAATAAATCTTGGTGGATATAACGAAGTCTTATGGCCCGATCATTGCATACAAGGTACATCTGGAGCAGCCTTCTGTGCTACACTCAATACCAATCTGGTCGCTGCTGTTTTTCGTAAAGGAATGAACCCCAATGTTGACAGTTACAGCGGATTTTACGACAATCATCATGCAATTAATACTGGCATGACTGGTTATCTAAAAGATAAAAAAATCACAGAACTTTATTTTTGCGGCGTGGCTGCCGACATATGTGTTTATTATACTATTTCAGACGCTGTAGATGAAGAATTTTCATGCTTCTTGATAGAAAATGCATCACAACCGTTAGATAGTACAAAATTTAAACGTATTAAAGCAGAACTTCAACAAAAGAAAGTTCAAATAATTCACTCTAATCAGATAATAAAATAA
- a CDS encoding glycoside hydrolase family 27 protein yields MKKLTFTFLFFAAVASAALAQKYPGLALTPPMGWNSWNTFACNINEKMIKEMADAMVSSGMRDAGYKYLVLDDCWLSPTRDSLQNLQADPKKFPDGMKALGDYIHSKGLKFGIYNCAGTKTCAGYPGTRGHEYQDALTYASWGVDYLKYDWCNTEGINAREAYTTMSKALAATHRPIVFSMCEWGTNQPWLWGAPIAELWRTTTDIGRGWYIKPKPHEWTPLGFTQIIDKEVNLRQYAGPGHWNDPDMLEVGNGMPVNEDRAHFSMWAMLAAPLIAGNDLRHMSEETREILTNRGVIAVDQDSLGIQALRYEVKDSVETWMKPLEGGDWAICFLNRAAEPKAIDFAWKANVVKDTLSNRELNANTQRYAIVDLWTNKAMGTTQKALKGTVPSHDVLMVYLSKQIKNEKYKKRR; encoded by the coding sequence ATGAAAAAACTCACATTTACATTTTTATTTTTTGCAGCAGTTGCCTCAGCAGCTTTGGCACAGAAATACCCCGGGCTTGCCCTGACGCCGCCCATGGGTTGGAACAGTTGGAATACATTTGCTTGTAACATCAACGAAAAAATGATCAAAGAGATGGCCGATGCCATGGTCTCTTCCGGCATGCGCGATGCCGGATACAAGTATCTGGTACTTGATGATTGCTGGCTCTCTCCAACACGTGATTCACTCCAGAACCTCCAGGCAGATCCAAAAAAGTTTCCCGATGGGATGAAAGCCCTCGGCGATTACATCCATTCCAAAGGATTAAAGTTTGGTATTTACAACTGTGCCGGTACGAAAACCTGTGCCGGATACCCTGGAACCCGGGGGCATGAATACCAGGATGCACTTACGTATGCTTCATGGGGAGTAGATTATTTAAAATACGACTGGTGCAACACGGAAGGAATCAATGCCAGGGAAGCCTACACCACGATGAGCAAAGCATTGGCTGCCACACACCGTCCAATTGTATTCAGCATGTGTGAATGGGGAACCAACCAGCCCTGGCTATGGGGAGCTCCCATTGCCGAATTATGGCGTACTACCACCGATATCGGACGTGGCTGGTACATTAAACCCAAACCTCATGAATGGACTCCGCTGGGATTTACACAAATCATCGACAAAGAAGTCAACTTGCGCCAATATGCAGGGCCGGGACATTGGAATGATCCGGACATGCTCGAAGTGGGCAACGGTATGCCGGTTAATGAAGACCGTGCCCATTTTTCCATGTGGGCTATGCTTGCCGCTCCCCTTATCGCAGGAAATGACCTGCGCCACATGAGCGAAGAGACCCGTGAGATCTTAACCAACCGGGGTGTCATTGCCGTCGACCAGGATTCATTGGGGATACAGGCATTGCGCTATGAAGTTAAAGACAGCGTGGAAACATGGATGAAACCGTTGGAAGGTGGAGACTGGGCTATCTGTTTCCTGAACCGGGCGGCTGAACCTAAAGCTATCGATTTTGCCTGGAAAGCAAACGTAGTAAAAGACACGCTATCCAACCGGGAACTAAATGCCAATACACAACGGTATGCTATTGTGGATTTATGGACCAACAAAGCGATGGGAACAACCCAGAAAGCATTAAAAGGCACGGTTCCTTCCCATGATGTTCTGATGGTATATCTTTCAAAACAAATAAAAAACGAGAAATACAAAAAACGTAGATGA
- a CDS encoding DUF6242 domain-containing protein, with translation MTIKKYLFIPFAILGFLLLHSCLSTTTPTYSTDGHVISFSLKSDSVPALAKAVFTIDQTNGTIYNVDSLPYGTNVKQAIPVVTAYSTAGMYFNDSVYTGSDTVDFSRPVILKNYAQDGVTIRQYVVTVNVHKVDPDSITWEERTYPSYSFQTIDQKAVYFNEEVMLYVNDGSQMHLFTSTDGKSWTTQTLSGLPATVNLQQMVVYNNMLCLVENGQMMLESTDGLTWQTVAVNSSYPLVTLVSAIGTELIGIQQYNGTYYLCYSNDGTNWLTGEALTGSMANFPISDFAATSYQPTVGSSKVLVVGGINASGQIVNSIFSYMLGSSWADFSSEAALTTSSFPAIRNASLTGYNGKVLLLGGKLASNQLKDDTLLWSKSDGLFWTKADSLTMIPKPLHYVYRYKQSVVVDNNYRIWIIGGKDANDNFLKEVWVGRLNSLGFGLPPM, from the coding sequence ATGACCATCAAAAAATATCTTTTCATTCCATTCGCTATTCTCGGCTTTTTGCTTCTTCATTCATGCCTTAGCACGACGACTCCAACCTACTCAACTGATGGACACGTTATTAGCTTTTCATTGAAAAGTGACAGTGTACCCGCATTGGCAAAAGCTGTTTTTACAATTGACCAGACAAACGGAACAATATACAATGTTGATTCCCTTCCATATGGAACGAACGTAAAACAAGCTATTCCGGTAGTTACGGCCTATTCCACTGCAGGTATGTATTTTAATGATAGCGTTTACACCGGATCAGATACAGTTGATTTCAGTCGGCCAGTGATACTAAAAAATTATGCTCAGGACGGGGTTACAATTCGACAATATGTTGTAACGGTCAATGTCCACAAGGTAGATCCTGATTCAATTACGTGGGAAGAACGTACCTATCCCTCCTATTCATTCCAAACTATTGACCAAAAGGCTGTTTATTTCAATGAAGAAGTTATGTTATATGTGAATGACGGTTCACAGATGCACCTATTTACTTCTACCGATGGAAAATCATGGACGACCCAAACACTTAGTGGATTACCGGCCACTGTCAATCTACAGCAAATGGTGGTATACAACAATATGCTTTGCCTTGTTGAAAATGGACAAATGATGTTAGAGTCCACAGATGGATTGACCTGGCAAACAGTCGCCGTAAACAGCTCTTATCCCTTGGTCACACTAGTAAGCGCTATTGGAACGGAATTAATAGGAATCCAACAGTATAACGGAACATATTATCTGTGTTATTCAAATGACGGCACAAACTGGCTGACAGGAGAAGCACTGACCGGTAGCATGGCAAATTTCCCGATAAGTGATTTCGCTGCTACTTCATACCAGCCAACTGTAGGAAGTTCAAAAGTTCTGGTTGTTGGAGGAATCAATGCTTCAGGCCAGATTGTAAATTCCATTTTCAGCTATATGCTTGGCAGTAGTTGGGCAGACTTCTCCTCTGAAGCTGCACTGACAACTTCATCCTTCCCTGCAATTCGTAATGCATCCTTGACAGGGTATAACGGAAAAGTATTACTCTTGGGAGGAAAGCTGGCAAGCAATCAATTGAAAGATGACACCCTGTTATGGTCAAAAAGCGATGGTTTGTTCTGGACAAAAGCCGATTCGCTTACCATGATTCCAAAGCCACTTCATTATGTATATCGTTATAAACAGTCGG